The Benincasa hispida cultivar B227 chromosome 9, ASM972705v1, whole genome shotgun sequence genome has a segment encoding these proteins:
- the LOC120085383 gene encoding protein gamma response 1, with product METDQDHSLKFGGSSVEGDDLKYISGLSTILVATIQETKDRISQIEYIFCSQLFPSFQSKSKSLQKIYSEAKKSAEDTWKEKETSLLFQIEKLKRENQHILEENLSLKLEKEEPSREQEERMDLLRSKLLGEQLNAEELSQQLKQKSREIDEGIELQQKLLEMVRSKTSLIMSKEQKLKEYEDQSNALRTKLTSLEVKFDGLQKQLNEKTDEVSKVKKLEENLFKKLELQASEIINIEQMNNDQQKEKQMLVVKVEKLQENVNGLEKELLKKTEEIEEGRKLQTKLLQQIDSAGSEISKNKVQLEEFQKENKRLLAKLNGSQEKLNELQPNPRVKNKEMEGNELYESLREQIELKSFELQAEKKARRGVVDAYKRLKSQYNFLCKKIGLTSDNMQPKNRRENETDSMAFNQDLALSPVDPDAETEESSMAISDTSQLKKEISLHHNVEDKKGVKLNQALNSRSPPKTPSFPSGSKRSPNVKSAPMASKRPASYWRDTRAHCQEQAGPDPHDDFLDTPFENIRENLNKPVKDRVQDLPLPEVVVKDINMDISDDETQDLNAVNPPQNQQMPVSVTGNRGGGFKFVEPVRKKADRQNLKGIECKQCKKFYDAVLANDGNEEANGDKPCLRCEHHDGVSRHRYRYVPPMTPEGFWNIGFESEM from the exons ATGGAGACTGACCAAGATCACTCTCTAAAATTTGGAGGGTCTTCTGTTGAAGGTGATGATCTAAAGTACATCTCTGGGCTTAGTACTATTCTGGTTGCAACGATCCAGGAAACTAAGGACAGGATATCCCAGATTGAATATATCTTCTGCAGCCAACTCTTTCCCAGTTTTCAATCAAAGTCTAAAAGTTTGCAGAAAATATATTCCGAGGCTAAGAAATCTGCAGAGGATACATGGAAAGAAAAGGAAACCAGTCTCCTATTCCAAATAGAAAAACTTAAGAGGGAAAATCAACATATCCTTGAAGAGAATCTGTCTTTGAAACTTGAGAAAGAAGAGCCATCAAGGGAGCAAGAAGAAAGGATGGATCTGCTGCGGTCTAAACTACTAGGTGAGCAACTCAATGCTGAGGAGCTATCACAACAACTTAAACAGAAATCGAGAGAAATTGATGAGGGGATCGAATTACAGCAGAAATTACTTGAAATGGTTCGGTCAAAAACCTCTCTGATAATGAGTAAGGAACAAAAACTGAAAGAGTATGAAGACCAATCAAATGCATTGCGCACCAAATTGACTAGCTTAGAGGTAAAGTTTGATGGGCTCCAGAAGCAGCTTAATGAGAAGACAGATGAAGTATCTAAGGTTAAAAAGTTGGAAGAGAACTTGTTCAAAAAGCTTGAATTACAAGCTTCAGAAATTATTAACATTGAACAGATGAATAATGATCAGCAGAAAGAGAAACAAATGCTTGTGGTGAAGGTAGAAAAATTGCAGGAGAATGTCAACGGTCTAGAGAAGGAGCTTTTAAAGAAGactgaagaaattgaagaaggAAGGAAACTGCAAACCAAGTTGCTCCAGCAAATTGATTCAGCTGGCTCagaaatttcaaagaataaaGTGCAACTCGAGGAATTTCAGAAAGAGAACAAACGACTCCTAGCCAAGTTGAATGGTTCTCAAGAGAAACTTAATGAGCTTCAGCCAAATCCGAGGGTAAAGAACAAGGAAATGGAAGGAAATGAATTATATGAAAGTTTACGCGAACAGATTGAATTGAAGTCCTTCGAGTTACAGGCTGAAAAGAAGGCAAGAAGAGGCGTTGTTGATGCCTACAAAAGGCTGAAGTCACAATATAACTTCCTTTGCAAAAAAATTGGCCTTACTAGCGATAATATGCAGCCAAAGAacagaagagaaaatgaaaccGATTCAATGGCTTTTAATCAAGATCTTGCACTCTCACCAG TAGACCCTGATGCGGAAACTGAAGAATCTTCTATGGCCATTTCTGATACATCCCAATTGAAGAAAGAGATTAGCTTGCACCATAATGTAGAGGATAAAAAGGGAGTCAAGTTAAATCAGGCCTTGAACTCCCGTTCCCCTCCAAAGACTCCTAGTTTCCCAAGTGGCTCAAAACGTAGTCCCAATGTAAAATCTGCACCAATGGCATCTAAAAGACCGGCATCTTATTGGAGAGATACAAGGGCTCATTGTCAAGAGCAGGCGGGGCCTGACCCACATGATGATTTTCTCGATACTCCATTCGAGAACATCCGAGAGAATTTAAACAAGCCTGTGAAGGACAGAGTTCAAGATCTTCCTCTTCCTGAGGTGGTAGTAAAAGACATCAATATGGATATCTCTGACGACGAGACACAAGATCTGAATGCTGTTAATCCACCACAAAATCAGCAGATGCCGGTTTCGGTGACTGGCAATAGAGGAGGGGGCTTTAAGTTTGTGGAGCCAGTGAGAAAGAAAGCTGACAGGCAAAATTTAAAAGGAATCGAATGCAAGCAATGCAAGAAATTTTATGATGCTGTTCTTGCAAATGATGGCAATGAAGAAGCCAATGGTGATAAACCGTGTTTACGGTGTGAGCATCATGATGGGGTTTCAAGGCATCGGTATAGGTATGTTCCTCCCATGACTCCTGAAGGATTTTGGAACATTGGATTTGAATCTGAAATGTAA